One window of the Pedobacter ginsengisoli genome contains the following:
- the dusB gene encoding tRNA dihydrouridine synthase DusB — protein sequence MSVKIGNIDLGEFPLLLAPMEDVSDPPFRFVCKQSGVDMMYTEFISSEGLIRDAAKSRAKLDIFEYERPIGIQIFGSEIDHMREATEIATLAKPDLMDINYGCPVKNVACRGAGASLLQDIDKMVKMTDAVVKATHLPVTVKTRLGWDDNTKNVEEVAERLQDIGIQALTIHGRTRAQLYKGEADWTLIREIKRNPRIKIPIFGNGDVDSIQKAADWRLEYEIDGIMIGRAAIGYPWIFREIRHFFNTGQILAGPSVEERVSVCRTHFEKSIAWKGPKVGVFEMRRHYANYFKGLPDFKPYRMLLVKEENIETIHSLLDEVADKYHNILPVGEMA from the coding sequence ATGTCTGTAAAGATAGGAAATATTGACCTGGGAGAGTTCCCTTTATTGCTTGCACCGATGGAAGATGTGAGCGATCCTCCTTTTCGTTTTGTGTGTAAACAGAGCGGGGTAGATATGATGTATACTGAATTTATTTCGTCGGAAGGATTAATAAGGGATGCTGCAAAAAGCAGGGCAAAGCTCGATATTTTTGAATATGAGCGTCCTATTGGTATACAGATATTTGGAAGTGAGATTGACCATATGCGTGAGGCTACTGAAATTGCTACGCTGGCCAAGCCCGATCTGATGGATATTAATTATGGCTGTCCGGTTAAAAATGTTGCTTGCAGAGGTGCAGGAGCCAGTTTACTGCAAGATATTGACAAGATGGTTAAAATGACTGATGCTGTAGTTAAAGCTACTCATTTGCCTGTAACCGTTAAAACCAGATTAGGATGGGACGACAATACCAAGAATGTTGAAGAAGTTGCAGAAAGGCTACAGGATATTGGTATACAAGCACTAACTATACATGGAAGAACCAGGGCTCAGCTTTATAAAGGTGAGGCCGACTGGACATTAATAAGAGAAATTAAAAGAAACCCACGCATAAAAATCCCAATTTTTGGTAATGGTGATGTGGATAGTATACAAAAAGCTGCTGATTGGAGACTGGAATATGAAATTGACGGCATCATGATTGGTAGAGCTGCTATTGGATATCCATGGATATTCAGGGAAATAAGACACTTTTTTAATACAGGACAAATTTTAGCCGGACCAAGCGTTGAAGAGCGTGTTTCGGTATGCAGAACTCATTTTGAAAAGTCAATTGCCTGGAAAGGCCCTAAGGTTGGTGTATTCGAAATGAGACGGCATTATGCAAACTATTTTAAAGGTTTACCAGATTTTAAACCTTACAGAATGTTGCTTGTCAAAGAAGAAAATATAGAAACAATACATAGTCTGCTGGACGAAGTGGCAGATAAATATCATAACATTCTGCCTGTTGGGGAAATGGCTTGA
- the thiL gene encoding thiamine-phosphate kinase: MFENKERTDISELGEFGLIKHLTDTFKIRHESSIKGIGDDAAVLNFNNKEVLVSTDLLLEGIHFDLAYVPLIHLGYKAIQVNLSDIYAMNGIATQVTVSIGLSSKFPLEAVEEIYKGVELACNKFNIDLIGGDTSASKQGLVISVTSIGYAEKSDVVYRNGAGEGDLLCVSGDLGGAYVGMQILEREKLIFLENPNIQPDLEGKDYIIERQLKPEGRRDIVDLLAQMEIKPTSMIDVSDGLASEILHICQQSEKGCNLYEEKIPIDPMTYETARELGLDPTVCALSGGEDYELLFTIKQEDYPKLKNDVDITIIGHITDKNSGCKMISKSNVVHELKAQGWNAFKL, translated from the coding sequence ATGTTTGAAAATAAAGAAAGAACTGATATTTCAGAGTTGGGAGAATTTGGGCTGATAAAGCATTTAACAGATACTTTTAAAATAAGACATGAAAGCAGTATAAAAGGTATAGGAGACGATGCAGCAGTACTAAATTTTAATAACAAAGAAGTATTGGTTTCCACAGATCTTTTACTCGAAGGTATTCACTTTGATCTGGCTTATGTGCCCTTGATACATTTGGGCTATAAAGCCATACAAGTCAATCTAAGCGATATTTATGCTATGAATGGTATTGCAACTCAGGTAACAGTTTCTATTGGCTTGTCGAGTAAATTTCCTTTAGAAGCTGTTGAAGAAATTTATAAAGGAGTTGAACTTGCCTGCAATAAATTTAATATAGATCTTATTGGTGGTGATACCTCAGCAAGTAAACAAGGATTGGTAATTAGCGTAACCAGCATTGGTTATGCAGAAAAAAGTGATGTGGTTTATAGAAATGGAGCTGGTGAAGGTGATCTTTTATGTGTTTCGGGAGATTTAGGCGGTGCCTATGTCGGAATGCAGATATTAGAAAGAGAGAAACTAATTTTCCTTGAAAATCCTAATATTCAGCCAGATCTGGAAGGCAAAGATTATATCATAGAACGTCAGTTAAAACCTGAAGGCAGAAGAGATATAGTCGATCTTTTGGCACAAATGGAAATTAAACCAACATCAATGATAGATGTATCTGACGGGTTGGCTTCAGAAATATTACACATTTGCCAGCAATCAGAAAAAGGATGTAACCTTTACGAAGAAAAAATTCCAATAGATCCAATGACTTACGAAACTGCGCGTGAACTTGGCCTGGATCCAACTGTATGTGCTTTAAGCGGCGGAGAAGACTATGAATTACTGTTTACAATTAAACAGGAAGACTATCCTAAACTAAAAAATGATGTTGATATCACCATTATTGGTCACATTACTGATAAAAACTCAGGGTGTAAAATGATATCAAAATCCAATGTTGTGCACGAATTAAAAGCACAAGGATGGAATGCATTTAAATTATAA
- the nadA gene encoding quinolinate synthase NadA, producing the protein MDTLEEINRKGFIDEKIDPTLDLFEEIERLKKEKNAIILAHYYQEPDIQDIADYIGDSLGLSQEAAKTEADIIVFAGVHFMAETAKILSPNKTVLLPDVKAGCSLADSCPPHLFRKFKEKYPDHLVITYVNCTAELKALSDIVCTSTNAVQIVESLPKDQKIIFGPDKNLGAWVAKKTGRDLVLWNGACMVHEIFSREKITKLKERHPNAKFIAHPECEEAVLKMADYIGSTTGLLKYSINSDAQEFIVATESGIIHQMEKANPGKTFIPAPPNNNCACNDCPYMKRNTLEKLYLCLKNETPEVTVPENIIEQARKPIERMLEISASLGL; encoded by the coding sequence ATGGACACCTTAGAGGAAATTAACAGAAAAGGTTTTATAGATGAAAAGATCGACCCTACACTTGACCTTTTTGAGGAAATTGAAAGATTAAAGAAGGAAAAGAATGCTATTATATTAGCCCACTATTATCAGGAGCCTGATATTCAGGATATTGCTGATTATATTGGTGATAGTTTAGGATTATCTCAGGAAGCGGCTAAAACAGAAGCAGATATTATTGTTTTTGCCGGAGTCCATTTTATGGCAGAAACAGCTAAAATTCTTTCTCCCAATAAAACCGTTTTATTGCCAGATGTAAAGGCAGGATGCTCACTTGCAGATAGTTGCCCGCCACATTTGTTTAGGAAATTTAAAGAGAAATATCCTGATCACCTGGTAATAACCTATGTAAACTGTACTGCAGAACTCAAAGCATTAAGTGATATCGTATGTACATCAACAAATGCTGTTCAAATTGTTGAAAGTTTACCTAAAGATCAAAAAATAATCTTCGGACCAGATAAAAATCTGGGTGCCTGGGTAGCAAAGAAAACAGGTAGAGACCTGGTATTGTGGAATGGTGCCTGTATGGTACATGAAATATTTTCAAGAGAAAAAATTACAAAACTTAAAGAGCGCCATCCAAATGCAAAATTTATTGCACATCCTGAATGTGAAGAAGCTGTATTAAAAATGGCCGATTACATTGGTTCTACAACAGGATTGTTAAAATATTCTATAAATAGCGATGCTCAGGAATTCATTGTAGCAACAGAAAGCGGCATTATTCATCAAATGGAGAAAGCTAATCCTGGAAAAACCTTTATACCTGCCCCGCCAAATAACAATTGTGCTTGTAATGATTGCCCTTATATGAAAAGAAACACATTAGAAAAGCTTTATTTGTGTTTAAAGAATGAAACTCCAGAGGTTACCGTGCCTGAAAATATTATAGAACAAGCACGAAAACCTATTGAAAGGATGCTTGAAATATCTGCAAGTTTAGGTTTATAA
- a CDS encoding Ig-like domain-containing protein: MEPKNQTVNFTAKKVVIEFDEYFKLQNEFKEFSVSPEMPKPPVLKVKGKKLEINFPDSLEKNTTYTLNFGKAVADVNESNAAKNLTYVFSTGPKLDSLSIKGKVTNSLTGEPELDAVAFILPLNRDTLFGKGKPSIYTLTDSSGNYSLNNLRTGSYKLYVLKEKNGDKIYQQATDEVGFLKDTIVLTKNLDSMNIKVFKEDATVFRILDKRLNPDGSMSFSFNQKLKKPEVVVLDPPALDVSKKIKFSKNNDSLKVWLTDLSFDSTKISLKENGKLLQTTTLTRGKKDTYTRSLTAINNLDNRALPPGRTLKFTFNFPIESFDASKITLLEDSVDTKTFTLTKDSLDHLSFYFRYPWRQKTMYDITFAPGAFTGIFKTQNKEIKTSLELGKKDDYGTLKVKIVPPEKQKSYILEIIDGSKSIVNTIVVKQDTAVTFSNYKGGKYFIRITYDTNKNGVWDTGNVSLGIQPEKIWNEPKELSIRPNWERNEVITIPKE, from the coding sequence ATGGAACCAAAAAATCAGACTGTAAACTTCACTGCCAAAAAAGTTGTTATTGAATTTGATGAATACTTTAAGTTACAGAATGAGTTCAAAGAATTTTCTGTTTCTCCCGAAATGCCTAAACCACCGGTTTTAAAAGTAAAGGGAAAAAAATTAGAAATAAACTTTCCAGATAGTCTCGAAAAAAACACAACCTATACTTTAAACTTTGGAAAGGCAGTAGCCGATGTAAACGAATCAAATGCTGCTAAAAATTTAACTTATGTATTTTCAACCGGACCTAAGCTCGATTCACTAAGCATAAAAGGTAAAGTAACAAATTCACTTACTGGCGAACCTGAATTAGATGCAGTTGCTTTTATATTACCACTAAACAGAGATACCTTATTTGGAAAAGGAAAGCCGTCCATCTATACATTAACTGATAGCAGTGGTAACTATAGTCTAAACAATTTAAGAACTGGCAGCTATAAACTCTATGTTCTTAAAGAAAAAAATGGTGATAAAATCTATCAGCAAGCTACTGACGAAGTAGGGTTTTTAAAAGATACCATAGTGCTCACAAAAAATCTTGATAGCATGAACATAAAAGTATTTAAAGAAGATGCAACAGTATTCAGAATATTAGATAAGCGATTAAATCCTGATGGAAGCATGTCATTCAGCTTCAATCAGAAGCTAAAAAAACCAGAAGTAGTAGTTCTTGATCCTCCGGCTTTAGACGTTTCAAAGAAAATAAAATTCAGCAAAAACAACGATTCTCTAAAAGTATGGCTTACAGATTTAAGTTTTGATTCAACCAAAATCAGCCTAAAAGAAAACGGAAAATTACTTCAAACAACAACACTCACAAGAGGTAAAAAAGATACATATACACGGTCATTAACTGCAATAAATAACCTTGATAATCGCGCATTACCACCAGGAAGAACGTTAAAATTCACCTTCAATTTTCCAATTGAAAGCTTTGATGCAAGCAAAATAACGCTTTTAGAGGACTCTGTTGATACCAAAACCTTTACCCTCACTAAAGACAGCTTAGACCATCTCTCCTTCTATTTCAGATACCCCTGGAGACAAAAAACTATGTACGACATAACCTTTGCACCAGGTGCATTTACAGGCATTTTTAAAACTCAAAACAAAGAAATTAAAACCAGTCTTGAGTTAGGTAAAAAAGATGATTATGGCACCTTAAAAGTAAAAATAGTACCACCAGAAAAACAGAAAAGTTATATCCTGGAAATTATTGATGGCAGTAAAAGCATAGTAAATACAATAGTTGTAAAGCAAGATACTGCAGTAACTTTTAGCAATTACAAAGGCGGAAAATACTTTATAAGAATAACATACGATACCAATAAAAATGGTGTATGGGATACGGGAAATGTTTCTTTAGGTATACAGCCAGAAAAAATATGGAACGAACCTAAAGAGCTATCAATCAGACCAAACTGGGAAAGAAATGAAGTAATAACAATTCCTAAAGAATAA
- the apaG gene encoding Co2+/Mg2+ efflux protein ApaG has translation MVTATTEGVKISVETVYQDEYSNPANSHYVFAYRINIENLSDYSIQLKRRQWFIFDSSGVQREVEGEGVIGLQPVIEPGESHSYVSGCNLTTDMGTMTGSYLMSRLVDDTEFTVDIPKFSLIASYRLN, from the coding sequence ATGGTTACAGCGACAACAGAAGGTGTTAAAATTTCAGTAGAAACAGTTTATCAGGATGAATATTCTAATCCTGCAAATAGTCACTATGTATTTGCCTATCGCATTAATATAGAAAACTTATCAGATTATTCTATACAACTCAAAAGACGTCAATGGTTTATTTTTGATTCGAGCGGTGTACAGAGAGAAGTAGAAGGAGAGGGAGTTATAGGTTTACAACCTGTAATTGAGCCAGGAGAAAGCCATTCGTATGTATCAGGATGTAATTTAACTACAGATATGGGTACCATGACCGGTAGCTATTTAATGAGCCGATTGGTTGATGATACGGAGTTTACAGTTGATATTCCTAAATTTAGCTTAATAGCATCGTATAGGTTAAATTAA
- a CDS encoding zinc metallopeptidase, protein MGIYLILIIPILMLSMFVQWRFRNKFSKYAEMQLNSGFSGKEVAEKMLYDNGIFDVRVMSTDGQLSDHYNPSDKTVNLSTDVYYGRSVAAAAVAAHECGHALQQAKSYSWLSLRTNMVPVVSLTSNLLQWVLILGVLLIAFTFNPVVLTIGVIGLTLITIFSIITLPVEFDASRRALIWLKNNKQILYTKEENTQAKDALWWAAMTYVVAALGAMTNLVYYLSILFGRQKG, encoded by the coding sequence ATGGGAATTTATTTGATTTTGATAATTCCGATTCTAATGCTAAGCATGTTTGTACAATGGAGATTTAGAAATAAATTTTCAAAATATGCCGAAATGCAATTGAATTCGGGGTTTTCGGGGAAGGAAGTTGCAGAAAAAATGCTGTACGACAATGGAATATTTGATGTGAGGGTGATGAGTACCGATGGACAATTATCAGATCACTATAACCCATCAGATAAAACAGTAAACTTAAGTACAGATGTTTATTATGGGCGTAGCGTTGCGGCAGCAGCGGTTGCTGCTCATGAGTGTGGGCATGCCCTGCAACAAGCCAAATCATACAGTTGGTTAAGCCTCAGAACAAATATGGTTCCTGTGGTAAGTTTAACCTCTAATCTGCTGCAGTGGGTCTTAATTCTGGGTGTATTATTAATAGCTTTTACTTTTAATCCTGTTGTTTTAACAATTGGAGTGATAGGATTAACCTTAATCACCATATTTAGTATAATTACCTTACCGGTAGAGTTTGATGCCAGCAGAAGAGCGCTTATATGGCTTAAAAACAATAAACAAATACTGTATACAAAAGAAGAAAATACACAAGCTAAAGATGCACTTTGGTGGGCTGCAATGACCTATGTAGTAGCTGCATTAGGTGCAATGACCAACCTCGTTTATTATCTTTCAATACTATTTGGAAGACAAAAAGGTTAA
- the nadB gene encoding L-aspartate oxidase gives MRKVDFLVIGSGIAGLSFALKAAQYGKVLIVTKSNEDESNTKYAQGGVAVVVDKDDSFEKHIEDTLIAGDGLCDEHIVEVVVTEGPQRIQEIIDYGTNFDKDGTGVYDLAKEGGHSEHRVLHYKDVTGYEIESVLLKQIHQNENIEILTHYFCLELITQHHLGIHVDKTTEVINCYGIYAFNTELNDVEKILANVTIMASGGAGHIYSSTTNPVIATGDGMAMVYRAKGKVRNMEFIQFHPTALYHPGEYPAFLISEAVRGFGGVLRRKNGEEFMYEYDKRGSLAPRDIVARAIDSEMKKSGEDFVYLDIRNREKADILAHFPNIYAKCLSIGIDMTKDLIPVTPAAHYMCGGIMVDEFGRSSIKNLYACGECSSTGLHGANRLASNSLLEAPVFAHRIFEHAVANFKNNIIPEDIPEWNDHGVTQSNEDILVTHNLRETQKLMSDYVGIVRSDFRLERAMRRLYLLHQETEDFYKGNKVSVKLCELRNVIQVAFIVIKSAMARKESRGLHFTTDYPDHSKQLTDTIF, from the coding sequence ATGAGAAAAGTAGATTTTTTGGTCATAGGATCAGGTATTGCTGGTTTGAGTTTTGCTTTAAAGGCAGCTCAGTATGGTAAAGTATTAATAGTTACTAAGTCTAATGAAGACGAATCCAATACTAAATATGCTCAGGGTGGGGTGGCAGTTGTTGTTGATAAGGATGATTCTTTTGAGAAGCATATTGAAGATACATTAATTGCCGGTGATGGTTTATGTGATGAACATATTGTTGAAGTGGTTGTAACTGAGGGTCCTCAGCGTATACAAGAGATTATTGATTATGGGACTAATTTTGATAAAGATGGTACCGGTGTCTATGATCTGGCTAAGGAGGGTGGACATTCAGAACATCGGGTACTGCACTATAAAGATGTGACCGGTTATGAAATTGAAAGTGTATTATTAAAGCAAATTCATCAGAATGAGAACATAGAGATATTAACACATTACTTCTGTTTGGAGTTAATTACGCAACATCACTTGGGTATTCATGTTGATAAGACTACTGAGGTTATTAACTGTTATGGTATATATGCCTTTAATACAGAACTTAACGATGTGGAAAAGATACTTGCTAATGTGACTATCATGGCTTCTGGTGGTGCAGGACATATTTATTCAAGCACTACAAATCCGGTAATTGCAACTGGGGACGGAATGGCTATGGTTTACAGGGCTAAAGGTAAAGTGAGGAATATGGAGTTTATACAGTTCCATCCAACTGCTTTATATCACCCTGGGGAGTATCCTGCTTTTTTAATTTCGGAAGCTGTTCGTGGTTTTGGAGGTGTGCTTAGAAGGAAGAATGGTGAAGAATTTATGTATGAATATGATAAGCGGGGATCTTTAGCACCAAGGGACATTGTAGCAAGAGCAATTGATTCGGAAATGAAAAAATCTGGTGAGGATTTTGTTTATCTTGATATAAGAAATAGGGAAAAAGCTGATATTTTAGCTCATTTTCCTAATATTTATGCTAAGTGCTTGTCTATTGGTATTGATATGACCAAAGATCTTATACCTGTTACTCCAGCTGCTCATTATATGTGCGGTGGAATAATGGTGGATGAGTTTGGAAGATCTTCTATAAAGAATTTATATGCTTGCGGGGAATGTTCTTCGACCGGCTTGCATGGAGCTAACAGATTGGCTTCTAATTCGTTGCTTGAGGCTCCTGTTTTTGCACATCGTATATTTGAACATGCTGTTGCTAATTTTAAGAATAATATAATTCCTGAAGATATACCGGAATGGAATGATCATGGGGTTACACAGTCTAATGAGGATATATTGGTTACTCACAATTTAAGGGAAACTCAGAAGTTGATGAGTGATTACGTTGGGATAGTTCGCTCTGATTTTAGATTAGAAAGAGCAATGAGACGTTTGTATTTGCTGCATCAGGAAACTGAGGATTTTTATAAAGGAAATAAGGTTTCTGTAAAACTTTGTGAACTAAGAAATGTAATACAGGTGGCTTTTATTGTTATAAAATCGGCTATGGCTAGAAAAGAGAGCAGAGGACTGCATTTTACTACCGATTATCCGGATCATTCAAAACAGTTAACAGATACAATTTTTTAA
- a CDS encoding gamma carbonic anhydrase family protein, translating into MPVILPVKNVHPKWGENCFIAPNATIVGDVVMGKNCSVWFNAVIRGDVNKITIGNDSNIQDGAVIHATYLKASTTIGNRVSVGHNAIVHGCILKDHILVGMGAIIMDNAVVEDYTIIAAGAVVLENTHCESGFIYAGTPAKKIKPITDEQRALLNKLPDNYIMYSDWFR; encoded by the coding sequence ATGCCAGTTATATTACCAGTAAAAAATGTACATCCGAAGTGGGGCGAAAATTGTTTTATAGCACCTAATGCTACAATAGTTGGCGATGTGGTTATGGGAAAAAATTGTTCTGTTTGGTTTAATGCAGTGATTAGGGGGGATGTGAATAAGATTACTATCGGTAATGACAGCAATATTCAGGACGGTGCGGTTATTCATGCAACATATTTAAAAGCTTCTACTACAATAGGAAACAGGGTATCTGTAGGCCATAATGCAATTGTTCATGGGTGTATTTTAAAGGATCATATATTGGTTGGTATGGGGGCAATAATAATGGATAATGCGGTAGTTGAGGACTACACAATTATTGCTGCCGGTGCTGTGGTTTTAGAAAATACACATTGTGAAAGTGGTTTTATTTATGCAGGAACTCCTGCAAAAAAAATAAAGCCCATTACTGATGAGCAAAGGGCTTTATTAAATAAGTTACCTGATAATTATATTATGTATTCTGACTGGTTCAGATAA
- a CDS encoding DNA recombination protein RmuC, with product MEIAGIVLLVVILASLIFLLFKKPVVNQNHIALLELKELEHQKSMNWLKDEKLKLEDELNDLRINYMNERSKVIKAEESLIAQREKQIEQDKYIAELQERFKLEFENIANKVLEEKTARFTEQNRTNLDIILNPFKENIKAFEDKVDKVYKSESDERNVLKGVISQLMDQTKQIQEDANNLTKALKGDNKKQGNWGEVILERVLERSGLVKDREYRIQTSLSSYDGGRMQPDVIIDLPDDKHIIIDSKVSLLAYERLVTSEADVDKELNLKQHLASIKAHIQGLSAKNYHELYQINSPDFVLLFISIESSFGIAVQQDTELFNYAWDKKVVIVSPSTLLATLRTIASIWKQERQNRNVLEIARLSGNMYDKFVGFLTDMEGIGKNIKQSQDAYDKALNKLSTGAGNLSTTSEKIKKLGAKATKQIDTKFLDSALPDEEDIL from the coding sequence ATGGAAATAGCAGGAATAGTATTATTAGTTGTCATTTTAGCCTCACTTATTTTTTTGTTGTTTAAAAAACCAGTGGTTAATCAAAATCATATTGCGCTTTTGGAGTTAAAGGAATTGGAACATCAAAAATCAATGAACTGGCTTAAGGATGAAAAATTAAAGCTGGAAGATGAATTGAATGATCTTCGTATTAATTATATGAATGAGCGCAGTAAGGTTATTAAGGCCGAAGAATCGCTGATTGCCCAACGTGAAAAACAAATTGAACAGGATAAATATATTGCTGAATTACAAGAAAGATTTAAGCTGGAATTTGAAAATATTGCCAACAAAGTTCTTGAAGAAAAAACAGCACGGTTTACAGAACAAAACAGAACTAATCTTGATATTATTTTAAATCCGTTTAAAGAAAACATTAAAGCTTTTGAAGATAAGGTTGATAAGGTATATAAATCTGAATCGGACGAAAGAAATGTTTTAAAGGGGGTAATATCTCAATTAATGGATCAGACCAAGCAAATTCAGGAAGATGCTAATAACTTAACCAAGGCGCTTAAGGGTGATAATAAAAAACAAGGAAACTGGGGTGAGGTGATACTTGAGCGAGTTCTGGAAAGATCTGGTTTGGTTAAGGATAGAGAGTATAGAATACAGACCAGTTTAAGCTCTTATGATGGGGGTAGGATGCAACCAGATGTTATTATTGATCTTCCGGATGATAAACATATTATAATTGATTCTAAGGTCTCTTTACTGGCTTATGAGCGATTGGTTACTTCAGAAGCAGATGTGGATAAGGAATTGAATTTAAAACAACACCTTGCTTCTATAAAAGCGCATATTCAAGGTTTATCTGCAAAAAACTATCATGAACTTTATCAGATAAATTCTCCTGATTTTGTTTTACTGTTTATATCTATAGAATCTTCTTTTGGTATTGCTGTACAACAGGATACTGAACTGTTTAATTATGCCTGGGATAAGAAAGTAGTTATTGTAAGTCCATCTACTTTATTGGCTACTTTACGTACTATTGCCAGTATATGGAAACAGGAAAGACAGAATAGAAATGTGTTGGAAATTGCCCGTTTAAGTGGCAATATGTATGATAAATTTGTTGGTTTTTTAACTGATATGGAGGGCATAGGAAAAAATATTAAGCAAAGCCAGGATGCTTATGATAAAGCTTTAAATAAGCTTTCAACAGGTGCAGGTAACCTATCTACAACTTCAGAGAAAATTAAGAAATTAGGTGCCAAAGCTACCAAGCAAATTGACACCAAATTTCTGGATTCTGCCTTACCTGATGAGGAAGATATTTTATAA
- a CDS encoding NAD(P)/FAD-dependent oxidoreductase — translation MLAMISYWEKQHFFNYDIIIIGSGIVGLNAAISLKKETPHLSIAILERGFLPSGASTKNAGFACFGSISELIEQEKIIGTTGLYNLIDKRWNGLLKLRKLLGDSSIAYHNYGGYELFKPLENELSSLCVSKIGHYNEILKDITGEKEVFKVAADRISEFGFKSIDILLENTLEAQIDTGKMMQSLTGKALAEGVRIFNSCLVTQLKEEGDKQVIVTKEGNFCCKKVLLCTNAFVKDLLPSLDVVPGRGQVIITKPIKDLKVKGTFHYNKGYYYFRNIDGRILLGGGRNLDFKTEETTEFGLTELVQNELKKLLLDVILPDTFFEIEQSWSGIMAFGSAIDPIIKEIKPNIFCAVRCNGMGIAMGTQTGEDAARLVMKSL, via the coding sequence ATGTTGGCAATGATTTCTTATTGGGAAAAACAGCATTTTTTTAATTATGATATTATCATCATAGGAAGTGGAATTGTTGGCCTTAATGCTGCAATTAGTTTAAAAAAGGAGACACCTCATTTAAGTATAGCTATATTGGAAAGAGGCTTCCTGCCATCGGGAGCAAGTACAAAGAATGCAGGATTTGCCTGTTTTGGAAGTATTTCTGAATTAATTGAACAAGAGAAAATTATAGGAACTACCGGTTTATATAATTTAATTGATAAACGCTGGAATGGTTTGTTAAAGCTGCGAAAACTATTAGGAGACAGCTCAATAGCTTACCATAATTATGGAGGTTATGAATTATTTAAGCCTTTAGAAAACGAATTATCTTCATTGTGTGTCTCTAAAATTGGTCATTACAACGAGATTTTGAAAGATATAACAGGCGAGAAGGAGGTTTTTAAAGTTGCTGCCGATAGAATTTCTGAGTTCGGTTTTAAGAGCATTGACATCCTTTTAGAGAACACTTTAGAAGCACAAATAGATACTGGAAAAATGATGCAGAGCTTGACTGGTAAAGCTTTAGCAGAAGGAGTAAGAATTTTTAATTCGTGTTTGGTAACTCAATTAAAGGAAGAAGGAGATAAGCAGGTGATTGTTACTAAGGAAGGAAATTTTTGCTGTAAAAAGGTATTGCTGTGTACAAATGCTTTTGTAAAAGACCTGCTGCCATCTTTAGATGTTGTACCTGGACGTGGGCAGGTAATTATTACAAAACCTATAAAAGATCTAAAAGTTAAGGGTACTTTTCATTATAATAAGGGTTACTACTATTTCAGAAACATTGATGGAAGAATTCTTTTAGGGGGAGGAAGAAATCTTGATTTTAAAACGGAAGAAACTACTGAATTTGGGCTTACTGAGTTAGTGCAAAATGAACTTAAAAAATTACTGTTGGATGTAATTTTACCTGATACTTTTTTTGAAATAGAACAAAGTTGGAGTGGAATTATGGCTTTCGGATCGGCCATTGATCCTATAATTAAAGAGATAAAACCTAATATTTTCTGTGCTGTAAGGTGTAATGGGATGGGAATTGCCATGGGTACACAAACCGGAGAAGATGCTGCCAGACTTGTTATGAAATCTTTATAG